Genomic window (Cucumis sativus cultivar 9930 chromosome 2, Cucumber_9930_V3, whole genome shotgun sequence):
ttattagatcatattttaaaaccaGTATCTCTTTTCTCACCTTTGcttaaaattaatgaatattactagtatatatataatagctaaaaaagtaaattatgccacatttttgtataaaataatagCCCATTAGAATATGATGGTGTATTTaagtatattatttgaaaaattattataccTTTCACGTTTACAAACATTTACAAACGAAATTGATATTTTCCCTCTACCTCTACTTTTCACATTAAGAATCCAATCTTTCTATCTTAATCTACATTTTACAACGATTCATAAACTCCATCTTACAACTTTACGctccaaacacaaacttaATAACAAGCTGGCCAAACACCCTCCTTAAAGTCAACTTTTGTCCTTTATCTTATGCAAGCTTGAACACATACCAATagttaaaataacattaaaaatttCCTTCAAGGGAAACAGAGAAGAGAAATTCAGAACATCCAAGCCAAAGTTAAAATAGTATTAGGTATTAATAACATGGTTATTTTTTCACCTTAAGCTTTCATTTGAAACATGGATGTACAAAATCCACTTGGGAAAGGGAAGGGAAGGAGGTCAAGATGGTGGAATTAACAACCTACAGGTTAAACACAAAACATGCAACTTCTCAGTCAAAAAAGATTCCCCACGTGACAAGAtggttttatgtttttcaagcCCTTAATGTTCATATTCCTAATACACAGCAACTGCAAGAACTTTAGagatcttttcttttttatataagaaCTTTAGAGATATCATGAAGTAAGAATGTGCATCCATTGCACTGATACTAGCAAAGATGCCTCATTTCTGCCACTCATGGAGTGAATTTAAAGACATAATCGAACTTGCAAATATTGATAAtactctcaaattttaatgcaGAATAAATGCATATTCATACCAGCCAAGCACTCCAACACCTGAAATGTTAACTTATTCCGAATCCGACGAGTCTGATCTCGTACTTTGTCGCACACTCCGCCTGGTCTGTGCACTAGATTTTGAAGTATTTATGGATGATTCACCTTCATGGAAGATGACTTGACATTTTGCCAATCTATCCTCTAATTCCTCTGTGCTGAATTCATCCGTTCCACCGAGCTCATCAAATCCTACCTAATAGATTCACACGAGAGAAGGGTAATGTTAAAAAGATAAGAGCGATAATTCAGTAATCAGCGAATTATCATAAAGTACATACCACATAGTCATCTACTTTTGCATTCTTGATCAGAGCAAGGGTTGGAAGAACAACAATCTTCAACTTCTCAGCCAGAAATGGACTTTTCTCAGCATTGATTTTTACAAAACGTGTCTCAATATGTTGCTTTGCCAAAATACTCAAGTGCTTGTCCATAACCTGTAATTTGTAATGAAAATACATCAGTCACCTCAATGCCCCAAGCTTTAAAGCAacaattgatatttaaaactaaGAAAACAGCCCTACTTTAAGGACAATAATTAGTTTTCGATGGCCCTGCTTAGATGCCTACAATGTGTTGCAATAATCTTAGAACAAAGTTGTGTATGAAAAAGATGTCAAAACATAAGAGGATCATTTCgatctttttttcctttttttttttttgaaatcaacTTTCATccagaaaaatgaaaaaatacaaggctaaataaaagaagcaagcccacaaaaaaaaaaaaagctttctTAAAGAAAGGGTACTAAGTAAGATCTTACCCAaagaatagttacaaaaaagCTTCGAAACTGAAGCCCAAAGGGACACATTGAACCTCGCAAAGGACCAAATCTCACTAGGGTCCTTGTCCAAACC
Coding sequences:
- the LOC101215005 gene encoding thioredoxin domain-containing protein 9 homolog produces the protein MENSKIQEILEKQVLTVVKAVEDKIDDEIQALDRLDLDDLEALRERRLQQMKKMAEKRNRWISLGHGEYSEIPVEKDFFSVVKASDRVVCHFYRENWPCKVMDKHLSILAKQHIETRFVKINAEKSPFLAEKLKIVVLPTLALIKNAKVDDYVVGFDELGGTDEFSTEELEDRLAKCQVIFHEGESSINTSKSSAQTRRSVRQSTRSDSSDSE